CGCGCGGCATGGGCAAGCCCTGCGTCTCCGGCTGCGGCACCATTCGCGTCGATTACGGCCGCGGCACCATGAGCATCGGCTCGCGCTCGTTCAAGACCGGCGACGTCATCACCATCGATGGTTCGCTCGGCCAGGTGCTGGCCGGACGGATGCCGATGATCGAACCCAAATTGTCCGGCGAATTCGGCACGCTGATGGGCTGGGCTGACTCAGTCCGCAAGCTCGGCGTCCGCGTCAACGGCGACACGCCCGACGATGCGCGCACCGCCATCAAGTTCGGCGCCGAGGGCATCGGCCTGTGCCGCACCGAGCACATGTTCTTCGAGGAAACCCGCATCCGCACCGTGCGCGAGATGATCCTTTCCGAGGACGAGCAGTCGCGCCGTGCCGCGCTGTCGAAGCTGCTGCCGATGCAGCGCGCGGACTTCGTCGAGCTGTTCGAGATCATGAAGGGCCTGCCGGTCACGATCCGCCTGCTCGATCCGCCGCTGCACGAGTTCCTGCCGCACACGCAGGCCGAGATCGAGGAAGTCGCGCGCGCGATGAACACCGATCCGCGCAAGCTCGCCGATCGCGCCCGCGATCTCGCCGAGTTCAACCCGATGCTGGGTTTCCGCGGCTGCCGTCTGGCTATCGCCTATCCTGAGATCGCGGAGATGCAGGCGCGCGCGATCTTCGAGGCCGCTGTCGAGGCCGAGAAGCGCACCGGCAAGGCGGTCGGCCTCGAGGTGATGGTGCCGCTGATCGCGACCAAGGCCGAGTTCGACCTGGTCAAGGCGCGCATCGACGCTTCCGCGCAGGCGGTGATGAAGGAGACCGGCAAGAAGATCGCGTATCAGGTCGGCACCATGATCGAGTTGCCGCGCGCGTGCCTGATGGCCGGCGACATCGCGCAGACCGCGGAATTCTTCTCGTTCGGCACCAACGACCTGACGCAGACCACCTACGGCATCAGCCGCGATGACGCCGCGAGTTTCCTCGGCACCTATGTCGCCAAGGGCATTCTCGAGATCGATCCGTTCATCTCTGTTGACCGCGCCGGCGTCGGCGAACTCGTCAAGATCGGCGTCGCCCGCGGTCGCAAGACCCGGCCGAACCTCAAGGTCGGCATCTGCGGCGAACACGGCGGCGACCCCGCATCCGTGGCGTTCTGCCACGAGATCGGGCTCAACTACGTGTCGTGCTCGCCCTACCGCGTCCCGATCGCCCGCCTTGCCGCGGCGCAGGCCGCCCTCGGCAAGACGGTGGCGAGCCAGGCGTAACCCACAACAACTGACGAGATTGAAATGGCCGGGATTTTCCCGGCCATTTTCGTTTCTGGCGCCGCCGTCATTGCGAGCGAAGCGAAGCAATCCACCTCACCGCATAACGGATAGATGGATTGCTTCGTCGCTATCGCTCCTCGCAATTGTGCATGTTCAATAATTCGCTGATTGAATCACCCCCCTGAGAGGAGGAGGATTCGATGCGCGACAACAGCTATGACCGGACGATTGAGCGCAATTACCTTCAGAAATGGCGGTTTCTGATCCCGGAGTATGAGGCGGTGAAGGCTGGCCGATCGGGCACATTTCGCCGGGTCGGCGATTTTTACCGTCATCACGGGACGTGCTCGCAGACCTTCCGGAAATATTACAACCGATATCTACGGAGCGGCGCGGAGGCTGACCTACTGCCGCAGCGCCGCGGGCCGAAGTGGCGCGAGCGGCGCGAACCGGAAGGTATCGAGGCCGAGATCGTCGCCTGCCGCCACCGTGGCATGAACCGTTACGAGATCCATGCCGCCTTGCGCGAGCGGCGCGATACGCTACCTTCGCCATCGACCATCTATCGGGTCCTGAAACGCTATCAGCTGAACCGCCGCACCCCGGCGATGCGTGAGGAGAAGCGCCGCATTATCAAGGACAAGCTCGGCGAATTGGGCCATGTCGATCTGCATCAGCTACCGCGTGACATGTTCCTCGCGCCACCCTCAAGCTCGGCCTACATTGTAAGCTTGCTCGATAGCTGCTCGCGGCTGGCCTGGGCCGAGGTCATCACCTCGAAGAAGGCGCTGCCGGTCATGTTCAGGACGCTGAAGATGATCAACACGCTCAACGTCACTTACGGACTGGTCTTCGCTGAAATCCTGTCCGACAACGGCTCCGAATTCGCCTCCCGCAATCACCCTGAAGGGCACCCCTTCGAGGCCATGCTGCTCGAACTCGGCATCAAGCACCGTTACACAAGACCCTACCGGCCGCAGACCAACGGCAAGGTCGAACGCTTCTGGCGCACCATCGACGATGACGTCATCGACGGCGCGACCTTCGACAACCTAGATCACTTCGCCAACGAGCTCTTCGAGTATCTGATCTACTACAACAACCACAGACCTCATCAGGCCCTTGGCGGACAGACCCCGAAAGACTTCGCTTTGACCAAAACTCAAGCCACTCAATCAGCGAATTAGTGAACTCGCACAGCAATGACGTAGAGACGACGTCATTCCGGGGCGCGAAGCGAACCCGGAATCTCGAGATTCCGGGTTCGATGCTTTGCATCGCCCCGGAATGACCGAGCGTCATCACGGTTCCCGTACTCACCGGCCCGAAATTTTTTCACCGTCTTCGTTGACGGGATATTTACCACTTTCATCGAGCGGGCATTTACCAACACTTTCGAAGCGAAGCTGCAAAAGCGCGCGGTGCATTGCGTGTGACATACACGCCACGCGGATTAACTCCCCGGCAACCTAAATTCGATACCAACAAAAAAGGTCGAATTTTACGGACGTACTGAAGTTCGATCGCGTCTTGTAAGCGTTGCGTAGAGCGTATCGATGTTTGTGTTGCGTAACCATCCGAAGGGCGCGCGGTTCGCGTCCTTCGGACTCGGTCTTTGCGTCTTCGCATTGATGCCGACCGAGATCGGATATCAGGATATAGCTTCGCTATTGGCCCGGCAGCCCGGTGTCGCCGAGCGCTGGCAGAACCGTGTGTTCTCCGCCGTCGGCACCATCCAGGTCGCGACCTTCGCGTTTGGCCGCCCGATCGGAACCTCTTCACCGCAGACCGCGACCTACCGGCTCGCCAGCCTCGACAATCAAGGCATCGACATCACGGGTTCAGTGACGCGCAATCCGCTCGCATCTGCGCCGCCGCGGTATCAGGCCGCCGATTTTCCGAGAGTAGACCGCACCGCGAAGGGCGACCGGCTGGTTGTGACGCCGCCGCAGCCGACCGAGGCCGCAAACCCGGACGAACATGTGCCGGCGCACGAGGATCCTGCGACCTCCAACGCATTGGTGAAGGGCGCCAAGACCGTCGAGCGGGCGCCGTCGGCAGAACCCGCGCCGCTCGATCCGGAACTGCAGGCCGCCTTGAGCGCACCGCCGCTCGCGCAATACGACGTGTCGATGTCGCTCGAAGCCAATCCGCTCGACGATCTCAAGAGCGCGCCGCTGGCGTTATCGCCTTCGGTCGCACTCGCGCCCGCAGCCCCGCACGACAATTTTTCCTTCAAGACCTCGAGCCTGTTTTTTGGCTCCTCGCTCGGTTCGCCCGAAAGCATCGAGCGCTGGCGGCCCGGCGAGGAACCGGTGATCGTGATGCCGGGCGCGGCTCCCGATCCCGACATGAAGGTGATGGCCTCGCTGCCGGTCGACGCCGACGGCCCGGTCAGGGCCGGCGAGATGGGCGAGAGCGTTGCGCCGAAGGGCGAGGTCAATTCCGACAACCAGCGCGCCAAGACGCCGGCCGAACGTCTCGGCCTGTTCGACGACAAGTCGCGCGCCAAGCCGGAAAAATGTCTGGCGGAAGCCGTCTATTTCGAAGCCCGCGGCGAGGCCGTGCGCGGCCAGATCGCGGTGGCGCAGGTGGTGCTGAACCGCGCCTTCTCGGGCAAATATCCGGATACGGTGTGCGGCGTGGTCTACCAGAACAAGCATCGCCATCTGGCGTGCCAGTTCACCTTCGCCTGCGACAACAATGCCGATGTCATTCGCGAGCCCGACATGTGGGACCGTGCGCAGAAGATCGCCAAGGCGATGCTGGACGGCCGGCTGTGGCTGCCGGAAGTCGACAAGTCGACCCACTACCACGCCTATTGGGTGCGCCCGTCCTGGGTCAGCGAAATGAAGAAGACGTACAAGTTCGGCGTCCACACCTTCTATCGCCCGCGCGCCTGGGGCGACGGCAGCGACGCGCCGAGCTGGGGCAGCCCGGCCGAGACCGCCGCGATCTCAGCCAAGCTCGCCGAAGCCGCGCAGAGCTCAGCCGAGCAGGCCAGCGCGAAGCGGTAAGGCCTACACCGTCATTCCGGGGCATCGCGCAGCGATGAACCTCAGGTGCGCAATTGCGCACCGGGGAATCTCGAGATTGTGAGCGACATCGCAAACCAATCTCGAGATTCCGGGTTCGCGCCTTTGGCGCGCCCCGGAATGACGGTGCAAGTTGTTCTCCCTAATCCCCCACTGTCCTCGCCGATTTTGCAGGGCTGCCCTGCAGCGAAAAATTCTGCCCCGCCGCTCTTGGGATTTCCATGCGAATGCATTAACTCCCCGTAACGTTCTCGACAGACCGGATTCCTGGGGGAAGCTACATGGCTGTAACGGCAGACAATCTTCGTCCGGCATCGACCTGGCGAACGCCGCTTGTCATCATCATTTGCGGCTGCGCGATCGCGCTGTTGAGTTTCGGGCCGCGCTCGAGCCTTGGTTTCTTCATCCAGCCGATGACCCGGGAGTTTGCCTGGGGCCGCGACGTGTTCGGTCTCGCGCTGGCGCTGCAGAACCTGTTGTGGGGGCTGGGCCAGCCGATCGCCGGCGCTATTGCCGACCGGTTCGGGTTGCTGCGCGTGATGGTTGTCGGCGCGCTGCTCTATGCCGGCGGCCTCTTGGTGATGCGCTATGCGGCGAACCCGGGCTCGCTCGATCTCGGCGCCGGCGTGATGATCGGCTTCGGCCTGTCCGGCTGCTCGTTCAACCTGGTGCTGTCGGCATTCTCAAAACTGCTGCCGCTGGAGAAGCGCGGCCTGGCGCTCGGCGCCGGCACCGCGGCGGGTTCGTTCGGGCAATTCCTGTTCGCGCCGTTCGGCGTGGCGATGATCGACAATTTCGGCTGGCAGTCGGCGCTGACGGTGTTTGCGTTCCTGATGCTGCTGATCGTGCCGCTGGCGCTGGCGCTTTCGACGCCGCCGGCCGTGTCGTCGAACGTGCCGGTCGCGGACCAGCAATCGTTCAAGACCGCGCTTGCCGAAGCGTTCGGCCATCGCTCCTACGTGTTGCTGGTGCTCGGCTTCTTCACCTGCGGCTTCCAGCTCGCCTTCATCACCGTGCATCTGCCGGCCTATCTATCCGACCGCGGCGTTTCGGCGCAGACCGGCGGCTGGGTGGTCGCGGCCATCGGCCTGTTCAACATCGTGGGCTCCTTGAGCGTCGGCTGGCTGCAGAACAAGTTTCCGAAGCGCTACATCCTGTCGCTCATCTATCTGGCGCGGGCGTTGTCGATCGTGGCCTTCATCTCGTTTCCAATCACCGCCTTCTCCGCGATCGTGTTCGGCGCCGCGACGGGGCTGACCTGGTTGTCGACGGTGCCGCCGACCTCGGCGCTGGTGGCGCTGATGTTCGGCACCCGCTGGTTCGCGACGCTGTATGGCTTCGCCTTTGTCAGCCACCAGGTCGGCGGCTTCCTCGGGGTCTGGCTCGGCGGCGTCGTGTTCGAGAAATTCGGCTCCTACACGCCGATCTGGTGGCTCTCGGTGCTGTTCGGCGTGCTGTCGGCGCTGATCAACCTGCCGATCGTCGAACAGCCGGTGGCGCGCCCGGTTGCGCAGCCCGCCTGATCCGGTAAAACCCGCGGACATCAAAAGTCCGGGGAGTTTATCGTGGGAACGTTCAAGGCCATCAGGATCGACAAGGCGGAAAAAGGTACCACCGCCGCGCTGACGCAGTTCGACGAAGCCGAGTTGATGGAAGGCGACGTTACGGTCGCCGTCGAGTGGTCGACGTTGAACTACAAGGACGGCCTTGCCGTGACCGGCAAGGCGCCGGTGGTGCGCCGCTTCCCGATGATTGCCGGCATCGACTTTGCCGGCACCGTCGAACAATCCTCGCATCCGCAATGGAAGGCCGGCGACAAGGTCGTCTGCAACGGCTGGGGCATGGGCGAGACCCATCTCGGCGCCTATGCCGAAAAGGCCCGCGTCAAGGGCGACTGGCTGGTGCGGTTGCCCCAGAACATCTCGACCCGCGACGCCATGGCGATCGGCACCGCCGGCTATACCGCGATGCTGTCGGTGCTGGCGCTGGAGAAGCACGGCCTGACGCCCAAGAGCGGTCCGGTCGTGGTGACCGGCGCCGCCGGTGGCGTCGGCTCGGTCGCAATCGCCGTGCTGTCGAAGCTCGGCTATCACGTCATCGCCTCCACCGGGCGGATGTCGGAGGCTGACTACCTCAAAGGCCTCGGCGCCGCCGAGGTGATCGATCGCAACGAGTTGTCGGGTCCGGCCAAGCCGCTCGCCAAGGAGCGCTGGGCGGGCGGTATCGACAGCGTCGGCTCGACCACGCTGGCCAACCTGCTGTCGATGACGAAGTATGGCGGAGCCATCGCCGCCTGCGGTCTCGCCGCCGGCATGGACCTGCCGTCCTCGGTCGCGCCGTTCATTTTGCGCGGGGTGTGCCTTCTCGGCATCGATTCCGTGATGTGCCCGATCGAGCAGCGCAAGCTCGCCTGGAGCCGCCTCGCCAGCGATCTGGACCCCAAGAAACTAACTGATATTACTCAGGAAATCGCTCTTGACCAGGTCGTCGCCGCCGGCGCCCAAATTCTCGCCGGCCAGGTCCGCGGTCGAATCGTGGTAAAAATTGTCTGACCGCGTTCAGACTTTACCAACCAAGCTGCTCCAAAGTTGCCACGGTTGATATGGTAAGTAGCGGGTAAAGAGGCCGTAAGGCTGGTGCCCGCGCTCTTGGTAAGTTGGAGTAGCTGCATGCTTGCGCGTTTGGTTCTGGGGGCCGTCACGGCCGCTGCGATGGTTGTGCCCGCGCTGGCCGGGATGATGAATGCCGACGAGGCGCGCAGGTTCGTGTCCGGCAAGGTGTTCGCGTTCAACTGTTTCGACGGTACCCGCGGCGCTGGCCGCATCCTCGACGACATGGGCGCGGCCGGCTCGGTCCAGTTCTCCGGCTCGGGCCCGATCCGCCACGTGCGCCTGCCCGGCAACACGCTGCAAGTCCGCGGCCAGGCCGTCTGTGCTTCCATCAAGGGGCTGCCGTTCGAGCCGTGCTTCAACCTCGACAAGCGCGATGACCGTACCTTCCGCGGCTCGGTCTCGGGCATGGGCTTTGCCTATTGCGATTTCCGCCACCAGGGTGGGGCCTCGATGCTGATGGCGCGTGCCGTGGCGCGGCCGCGCTCGCTGCATGCCCCGGAGCCGAGCCGTTCGGCCGATGCCCGCGCCGAAGTCTCCGCGCGCGTCGAGACGCCGGCGGTCGAGCGCGCCAAACTCGAGCCGGTCAAATCGGAAGCAAAGGCGGAGCCGGCGAAGGCCGAGAGCGCACCGGAACTGCGTCGCTCGACCGACTGATCTCCCCGGAACGGTTTGACGGCGCTTCCACGGCCGGCCGGATTGCGCGAACTCGCTCCGTAGTCCTACGGCCCGAGGAATTCACGCCCCGGTAGCGATTCGCATTGCAACGTCATGGTCAAGCGGCCGGAAGGCGGCCCAGAACCATGAGTCCGATCATGCCGCTGTATTTTTTCCGGATCAGCCATGGCCGCTACGCGGGCGCGTCCGATCAGGGATCCGAATTCGAGAGCCGCGAGGCCGCGTGGGCCGAAATGACCAAGGTCTGCGGCAACCTGCTCGGCAGCATTTCGCGCAGCCTGAAGCAGAATGCCGAATGGCAGATGGAATTGCTCGACGAAACCAGGAAGCCGGTTTTCCGGATTCGCCTGGTCGCGGAATCGGTCGGCTAGAGCCATTTCCGTTCCGATTGAATCGGAACCGGGCTCTCGATTCTTTGACGCGTTCTCTTGACGCGAACCGTTTTCCACTTCGCTGGAAACGCTCTGGAATTCCATTCAAGTCTTGATGTCGATCTGACCGGGATCGATCCCGCGCCAATGCTTCGCGCTTGCTGCGGGTGCGCCGGCCCAATCTCACGGCGTGTAATCTACAACCATGGCGGGCTAATGCGTCGAATTTACGCAGGCTTTGCCACCCTTCTTCCGTAGTCGTACGGACCCGGCGTTAAGATTAACAGACCATCTCGATCCGTATTGATCGCGTCATCCCGAGCGGCTGTCGCTCGTGCACGGCATGGCGATGGTTGCAAGATCTCCATTGCCGCCCCCAGGTTCATGCGAGGACATTGCCAAGATGCGGATCATCCAGAATTTGAGAATCGGAACCAAGCTTGCGATCACGTCGGCGCTGACGATCTTGCTTGTCGCATCGATAATCTACCTGCAAATGGCCGGCAGTGCCAATGTCCAGAAGGCGACTGATAACGCGGCCCGGCAACAGACCATTGCCCAGAGCGCGGCTGAAGCAAAGGCGTCGGTGCGCGGCATGCAGATCGGTAACCGCGATATCATCCTGTCAACGACGCTGCCCGATCTGCAAAAGGCATCTGAATATTTCTCAGGACGGCGCACCGCTGCGCTCAAGTTCGCCGCCGAGATGGAAAAGCTGTCGAAGTCTGCTGACAATCGCGAGCGGATCGCGAGGCTCATCGCCGTGATCGGCGACCTCTCCAAGGGCAAGGAACAACTTGAGGCCGTGCGCAAGGATGCAATCGGCCTTGAAGCGAAGCGAGTCGCTGGCGACGCGGACGCTGCTGCGCGCATTTCCAAGCTGGCCGACGAGATCGCTCGCATTCGCAGGGAAGTAACCATCCCCGCCAACAACGAGGCCGAGGCTCTCGCAAACAAGATCACCGACTATGGCAAGGCGCGCAGCGAGGAGGCACAGACCGAAGCGCGCGCCGATTCCGCTTCGGCCGAGCGGACCTCGCTGATGGCCGGCATCGCCGTGGCATTTCTGCTGGTCGGCACCTGCATCTTCTCGATCGTCACGATTGCCCGTCCGATGCGCGCATTGAGCGTATCGATGGAAGAACTGGCTGGCGGCAACTTCGCTGTCGTGCTGCCCGGCCTTGGCCGCAAGGACGAGGTCGGCGACGTTGCCGGCGCCGTCGAGAAGTTCAAGGTCGTCTCGGAGAAGAAGGCCCGCGACGAGGCCGAAGCCAAGATGAAGCAGGACCAGATCGCCGCGCAGCAGCGCAAGGCCGACATGGTCAGGCTTGCCGATCAGTTCGAAGGCGCGGTCGGTGAGATCATCGAAACCGTTTCGTCGGCATCGACCGAACTGGAAGCATCGGCTTCGACATTGACGGCGACCGCGGAACGGTCTCAGGAGTTGACCGTCATGGTGGCGGCGGCTTCCGAGGAGGCTTCCACCAACGTGCAGTCGGTGGCGTCGGCGACCGAAGAACTGTCGTCATCGGTCAACGAGATCAGCCGCCAGGTGCAGGAATCGGCGCGGATGGCGAGCGAGGCCGTTGGACAGGCCAAGGCCACCAACAATCGCGTCGGTGAACTGTCAAAGGCGGCAGCCCGCATCGGCGATGTCGTCGAACTGATCAACACCATTGCCGGCCAGACCAATCTCTTGGCACTCAACGCCACCATCGAGGCGGCGCGTGCCGGTGAAGCCGGCCGCGGCTTCGCGGTCGTGGCGTCGGAAGTGAAGGCGCTGGCCGAGCAGACCGCCAAGGCCACCGGCGAAATCGGTCAGCAGATTTCGGGCATCCAGGCGGCGACCCAGGAGTCGGTCGGTGCGATCAAGGAAATCAGCGGCACTATTGAGCGGCTGTCGGAGATTTCCTCGACCATTGCCGCCGCGGTGGAAGAGCAGGGCGCCGCCACCCAGGAGATTTCCCGCAACGTGCAGCAGGCCGCTCAGGGTACCCAGCAGGTCTCCTCCAACATCACCGACGTACAGCGCGGCGCCACCGAGACCGGATCGGCCTCCGCGCAGGTGCTTTCGGCCGCGCAACTGCTGTCGGGCGACAGCAACCGCCTCAAGCTCGAGGTCGCCAAGTTCCTCAATACGGTGAGGGCTGCCTGACGGCGACAGCGTTTTCGGGCGAAGCATGCCCCCGGACTTGATCCGGGGGCGGATACCGGTTCGCGCAAGGAAAGCGCGTCGAACACAAAGGGCGTTATCCCCCCGCCGGCGCGGCGGGGGCAGCCGATGCCGCGGCCTGCCGGCGGAACAGGATACGCTGGTACAGCCAGCCGATCGCCACCAGCACCAGGCCGAGGCACATGAACGACAGCGCGCGGTAGACGCCGGTCAGCGTCGACATGTCGATCAAAAATGCCTTGAGGATCGTCAGCGCAATGACGGCGGCGGAGGCCAGCCGCGCGCGCTGCGAATTGGCGAGAATGCCGATGCCGAGCAGCACGACGCCGAAGGCCAGCCACGCGATCGAGTAAGTGTATTGCTCGATACCGGTGGTCGGGCCGACGTCCATATGGGGGCCGTGGTAGAGCCGGCGGATTTCGAACGTTACATAAGCGAGCGCCAGGATCAGCGCGCCGGCGGCGAGTGTATTGACGTAGGCAGCCGGACGATGGCCCGCCACTGCATAGGATAGCAGCAGCGCCAATAGAGCAGGTAGCGCATAGCCGAGCAGCAGGAGGTTGATGAAGCTGCCGCCGACGTTGATGTTCCAGAGCCATGGCTGCTCCAGCACCAGCAGTCCGCCAACGGTCGCGAGGCCTGCGAACGCGGTCAGCAGGATGGCGCCGGCATTGTGCACGACGCTGCCGGTGCGCAGGCGTAGCCGTTCCAGCCCAATCGCCATCGCCAGCGCCACACAGACCTGCAGTGCCACTTCGGTGAGACCGGCGGAGGTGAAGTAGGGATCGCCGTCGTTGACCGCATGGCGGATTTCCATGAACGCCAGCAACACCGTGAACAGGATCGCGGCCGACTCGACCGTGCGCAGCGGCGCATCGTCGCCGTTGCGGCGCAGGAAGATGCTGCCGGCCCAGAACGAAGCGGCCGGAATACCGTAGCCCCACAACAGCCAGTTGAAGATCGGCGTGGTGCCGACGGCGTCGCCAACAATGCGCGGATCGTCTGCGATGCGCAGCACCACGATGCCGGCGAGAATGGCGGCAAGCGAACGCAGGAACGGTATAGGCCGCTGCAGCGAAATCCAGGCGGTCGCCGCCGACATCAGCGCCAGCGCAATCGTGAGCCAGCCTTTTTCCAGCGCGAACGTCAGTGCCAGCGCCAGCGCCGCCAGCGTGCCGGTCGCATACAGTGCGATGGCGGCCTGGTGCCCCGGACGCTCGTCGCGCTTGGTCAGCATCTCGGTCGCGGCGGCATAGGCAGCGGCCAGCATCACCGCGAGAATCGCGAACGGAATCGAGCGATCGAGATGCGCGATGCGGGCATAGAGCGCGACCAGCAGCGCCAGCGGTACGAATACGGAAGCGGCCGACCACACGACGGGAATGACTGATCTCGCCGAGCGGCCCTGCGCCAAGAATCCGGCGACGCCGAATCCGAACGCGAAGATCGCGGCTGAAATCAGATGTAGCGACACCGATCCGTCGGTGGCATCAGGTCCGATGCCCGGCAACGGGCCGCCAGGCAGTACCAGCATGTCCGGATTGGCACGGATGGCCCATTCGGCGAACACGACAAATACCAGCGCCGCGGCAGCGCCGACGGCGCCGGTGGCGGCATCGCTGCGCCAGGCGACGGCGAGGCTGCCGGCGGCCAGCAGGCCGAACACGATCATCGCGGCGTCGGCATGAAAACTGTTCAGCACGATCAAGGTCGCACCGGCGAGATAAGCCGCGAGCGAGCCGGACGATATCGGCTCGATCTGGCCTTGGTCCGCGGGCGGGCCGAATAGGAAGCCGCACACCACCAGCACGGCGGCGAGGACAAATCCGGCCAGCACGTGGAACGCATGCGGCGCCACCATCGACGGGCCGCATTGCAGGCAGGGCAGGGTCCACAAAAAAGCGAACGCGATCGTGGTGACCGCGAGCCAGCGCCACAGCCGGACGCGGGCGAGGCCGAACGCCGCCGCGGTGACGATGGCGAGATAGACGTAGAGCGCCCAGTAGTCGGGCTTGTCGGACGACACCAGAACGGGCGTGACGAAGGCGCCGACGACGCCGAGCCCGGCGAGCGCCGGCCCATGCAGCAACGCCGCGGCAAGCGTGCCCAGCGCCACCAGCCCGAGCAGGATGAAGGCAGTCGCGGGCACCAGGAATCCATACAGCGCATAGGCCGCGTAGACGGTGGCGAATGCGACGGCGGTGCCGGCGGCGGTGAGAATCGCCGGAATATTGGCAACCGGCAGCGCCTCGATCGCGGAGATGCTCTCCTTGCGCCGGGTCCATTCGCCGGCGGCGAGCAAAGCGAGGGCGAACAGGCCGCCCAATATCGTGCGCACGCCGGGGCCGAGCAGGCCGGCATCGATCGAATAGCGGACCATGAAGAATCCGCCGAGCGCCAAGGTCAGGCCGCCGATCCACACCACCCAGCGGGTGCCGACGGTTTCCTCAAAGCCGCGATCGGGCCGCGGCAGCGGCGGCGGCGCGGCCGCCGGGGTACTTGCGATTTCAGGCGCTGGTTCGGCGGCGGGCGCGATGGATTCCACGTCGGGAATGACCGGCGGCGTCGGGGCAACGCCGGCTGCGGCTGGTGTTGTGGCCTGTTCGGCCGCCTGCATGGGTCTCGGCAGCGGCGGAACGGATCGTGTGATCGCTCTTGCCTCGATCGCATCCAGCCGCGTGCGCAGCGCCGCCGCCTGGTTGATCGCCTTGCGGGCGAAGATAAAGGCGACGATCGCGATCACGAGCGCGGCGAAATCGAGCGGGTTATCGAACATCAGGCCTCCAGGCACAGCGTTTTCGAGCGAAGTGGGTACCGGTTCGCGTCAAGAAAACGCGTCGAACAACAAGCCAGCACCAAACCATGCACCGGTCACGTCAGTAGCCCGTTGCTATCCAGTGAGTGCAGCATTGCGCGCTAAAAGTTCAATGATGGATGCGCGGCATTTGGCGCATCATTCCAGATCGAGCTGAAACGGCTTGCCCTCGACGGTCATGCTGCCGGGGCCCATTTCGTCGAGCGCGCGCAGCATCCGTCCGTCGCGTCCCAATGCCTTGTCGGCGAGGCTGACGATCAGCCGGTTCGGCGAGGCGATCGGCGAGCGGGCGCGGATTTGCCTGGCAATCTCGATTTCGTCACGGTGCGGATTGAGCATGCAGGCGGCGGCGAAGGCGCTCGCGGTCGAGCGGCTGATGCCGGCATAGCAATGCACCACCATCGGCGCGCGACGATCCCAGCCGCGCACGAAAGCCAGCACCTTTTCGATATGCGCGTCCGACGGCGCCATGAAGCCGTCGATCTGCTCGGTGATGTCGTCCATCGACACTTTCAGATGGTTGGCTTCCAGCACCGAAGCCGGCCGCTGCACCTGGTCGACATTGGCCATCACGGTGAGGACATGACTGGCGCCGGTCGCCTTGACGGTCTCGGGAAGGGCGGCGAGCGAGCAGACGTGAAGCATGGCGTTCCCTGGGGAATGTTTTGTTATCGCGATTATAGGCCCGTGCATCGGGGGGTGAAAGCCGGTTTCCGGCGGCCTTCAACCAAGCAACAGGTTGAATCGCGCCAAAAACTGCTTTTCAGCCCGTGCCGCGGTCCAGGGCGTCAGATAATCG
The Bradyrhizobium sp. KBS0727 genome window above contains:
- a CDS encoding MFS transporter — its product is MAVTADNLRPASTWRTPLVIIICGCAIALLSFGPRSSLGFFIQPMTREFAWGRDVFGLALALQNLLWGLGQPIAGAIADRFGLLRVMVVGALLYAGGLLVMRYAANPGSLDLGAGVMIGFGLSGCSFNLVLSAFSKLLPLEKRGLALGAGTAAGSFGQFLFAPFGVAMIDNFGWQSALTVFAFLMLLIVPLALALSTPPAVSSNVPVADQQSFKTALAEAFGHRSYVLLVLGFFTCGFQLAFITVHLPAYLSDRGVSAQTGGWVVAAIGLFNIVGSLSVGWLQNKFPKRYILSLIYLARALSIVAFISFPITAFSAIVFGAATGLTWLSTVPPTSALVALMFGTRWFATLYGFAFVSHQVGGFLGVWLGGVVFEKFGSYTPIWWLSVLFGVLSALINLPIVEQPVARPVAQPA
- a CDS encoding integrase core domain-containing protein, with the translated sequence MRDNSYDRTIERNYLQKWRFLIPEYEAVKAGRSGTFRRVGDFYRHHGTCSQTFRKYYNRYLRSGAEADLLPQRRGPKWRERREPEGIEAEIVACRHRGMNRYEIHAALRERRDTLPSPSTIYRVLKRYQLNRRTPAMREEKRRIIKDKLGELGHVDLHQLPRDMFLAPPSSSAYIVSLLDSCSRLAWAEVITSKKALPVMFRTLKMINTLNVTYGLVFAEILSDNGSEFASRNHPEGHPFEAMLLELGIKHRYTRPYRPQTNGKVERFWRTIDDDVIDGATFDNLDHFANELFEYLIYYNNHRPHQALGGQTPKDFALTKTQATQSAN
- a CDS encoding MDR family oxidoreductase, encoding MGTFKAIRIDKAEKGTTAALTQFDEAELMEGDVTVAVEWSTLNYKDGLAVTGKAPVVRRFPMIAGIDFAGTVEQSSHPQWKAGDKVVCNGWGMGETHLGAYAEKARVKGDWLVRLPQNISTRDAMAIGTAGYTAMLSVLALEKHGLTPKSGPVVVTGAAGGVGSVAIAVLSKLGYHVIASTGRMSEADYLKGLGAAEVIDRNELSGPAKPLAKERWAGGIDSVGSTTLANLLSMTKYGGAIAACGLAAGMDLPSSVAPFILRGVCLLGIDSVMCPIEQRKLAWSRLASDLDPKKLTDITQEIALDQVVAAGAQILAGQVRGRIVVKIV
- a CDS encoding cell wall hydrolase; this translates as MFVLRNHPKGARFASFGLGLCVFALMPTEIGYQDIASLLARQPGVAERWQNRVFSAVGTIQVATFAFGRPIGTSSPQTATYRLASLDNQGIDITGSVTRNPLASAPPRYQAADFPRVDRTAKGDRLVVTPPQPTEAANPDEHVPAHEDPATSNALVKGAKTVERAPSAEPAPLDPELQAALSAPPLAQYDVSMSLEANPLDDLKSAPLALSPSVALAPAAPHDNFSFKTSSLFFGSSLGSPESIERWRPGEEPVIVMPGAAPDPDMKVMASLPVDADGPVRAGEMGESVAPKGEVNSDNQRAKTPAERLGLFDDKSRAKPEKCLAEAVYFEARGEAVRGQIAVAQVVLNRAFSGKYPDTVCGVVYQNKHRHLACQFTFACDNNADVIREPDMWDRAQKIAKAMLDGRLWLPEVDKSTHYHAYWVRPSWVSEMKKTYKFGVHTFYRPRAWGDGSDAPSWGSPAETAAISAKLAEAAQSSAEQASAKR
- a CDS encoding methyl-accepting chemotaxis protein, whose product is MRIIQNLRIGTKLAITSALTILLVASIIYLQMAGSANVQKATDNAARQQTIAQSAAEAKASVRGMQIGNRDIILSTTLPDLQKASEYFSGRRTAALKFAAEMEKLSKSADNRERIARLIAVIGDLSKGKEQLEAVRKDAIGLEAKRVAGDADAAARISKLADEIARIRREVTIPANNEAEALANKITDYGKARSEEAQTEARADSASAERTSLMAGIAVAFLLVGTCIFSIVTIARPMRALSVSMEELAGGNFAVVLPGLGRKDEVGDVAGAVEKFKVVSEKKARDEAEAKMKQDQIAAQQRKADMVRLADQFEGAVGEIIETVSSASTELEASASTLTATAERSQELTVMVAAASEEASTNVQSVASATEELSSSVNEISRQVQESARMASEAVGQAKATNNRVGELSKAAARIGDVVELINTIAGQTNLLALNATIEAARAGEAGRGFAVVASEVKALAEQTAKATGEIGQQISGIQAATQESVGAIKEISGTIERLSEISSTIAAAVEEQGAATQEISRNVQQAAQGTQQVSSNITDVQRGATETGSASAQVLSAAQLLSGDSNRLKLEVAKFLNTVRAA